The following are from one region of the Phormidium sp. PBR-2020 genome:
- a CDS encoding transposase: MLTMTYEYKLQPTAEQMATIEHTLDVCRSVWNFALRQRKDWCSSRRSPVNACSLRAEYIISANEPFPSYHKQAKQLTDAKPQYPHLKTVHSQVLQQVLRTLDRAWDDMKARGFGFPRFKNKYRMRSFVFPQLGKEPIKDDAIKFPKLGWIKWRQSRPIPEGFEVKQARIVRKASGYFVMLSLQLNVDVPQPMPQGHPRGLDLGFDKFVATSDGEEIKRPRFLKTKQRQLKLLQRRLKNKQNGSNNRHKLNQKIARLHQRISDHRKDWHFKLAHHLCEGAGMIFVEDLNVVSWQRGMLSRHSADAGFGQFVHRLEWVCWKTDTYFAKVNKDGTSQTCPNCGAHTGKKTLAIRVHHCDECGYQTTRDVAASQEIRNRGLTAVGQTVVENVCGLDATGSISHDALVGTERSRNPDSRGLGVPHFKDIKRSEMA; this comes from the coding sequence ATGCTAACCATGACCTACGAGTACAAGTTACAACCCACAGCCGAACAGATGGCTACCATCGAGCACACGCTAGATGTCTGTCGTTCGGTTTGGAACTTTGCGCTTCGTCAGCGTAAAGATTGGTGTAGCTCTCGTCGGTCACCGGTCAACGCTTGTTCCCTGAGAGCTGAGTATATCATTTCAGCCAATGAGCCTTTTCCGAGCTATCACAAACAAGCCAAGCAACTCACAGACGCTAAGCCCCAATATCCTCACTTAAAAACCGTTCATTCTCAGGTTTTGCAGCAAGTCCTCAGAACGTTGGATCGAGCCTGGGATGATATGAAAGCCAGAGGATTTGGGTTTCCGCGCTTTAAAAACAAGTATCGGATGCGCTCGTTTGTCTTTCCTCAGCTCGGGAAAGAGCCAATTAAAGATGATGCGATTAAATTCCCTAAGTTGGGGTGGATTAAATGGCGACAGTCAAGACCCATTCCTGAGGGATTTGAGGTCAAGCAAGCACGAATCGTCAGAAAAGCATCGGGTTACTTTGTGATGCTGTCACTCCAGCTCAATGTTGATGTTCCTCAACCCATGCCTCAGGGTCATCCACGAGGATTAGATTTAGGATTCGATAAGTTCGTCGCGACCAGTGACGGTGAAGAGATTAAGCGACCTCGGTTCTTGAAAACTAAGCAGCGTCAGCTTAAATTGCTACAACGCCGGTTAAAGAATAAACAAAACGGGTCAAATAATCGACACAAGTTAAACCAAAAGATAGCTCGGCTACATCAACGGATATCTGACCATCGTAAAGATTGGCATTTTAAATTAGCTCACCATCTTTGTGAGGGTGCTGGCATGATTTTTGTCGAAGATCTCAACGTTGTCAGTTGGCAAAGAGGAATGCTATCAAGACACAGTGCTGATGCGGGGTTTGGTCAGTTTGTCCATCGATTGGAGTGGGTCTGTTGGAAAACGGATACCTACTTCGCCAAGGTCAATAAGGATGGCACAAGCCAGACCTGTCCTAACTGTGGGGCACATACGGGCAAGAAAACGTTGGCTATTCGCGTTCACCACTGTGATGAGTGTGGATATCAAACTACAAGAGATGTAGCCGCGAGTCAAGAAATCAGAAATCGTGGTCTAACAGCCGTCGGGCAGACGGTGGTGGAAAATGTCTGTGGACTGGATGCAACGGGGAGTATCAGTCATGATGCTCTAGTTGGCACGGAACGAAGCAGAAATCCTGATTCGCGAGGATTGGGAGTCCCCCACTTCAAAGACATCAAGCGTAGCGAGATGGCTTAA
- a CDS encoding glycosyltransferase has translation MLILTLLSLTIWISLLAFRGQFWRSHIQLSPVPPNFDTLPSVCAIIPARNEADILPKTLRSLLMQENISQLRVILVDDRSEDGTADVARAIAADINALAEELNLTLPQLEIITADPLPPGWSGKLWAMDQGVHHGERYSPDYYLLTDADIQHHPQNLQQLLFKAERDGLDLVSLMVKLRCQSFWERLLIPPFIYFFQKLYPFDWVNTPQKSTAAAAGGCILIRRPALERIGGLAAIKQTLIDDCALAQAVKRGQRQEYHGIWLGLSQQTLSLRPYRSLWSIWGMVARTAYTQLKHSPLLLLFTLLAMGVTYLVPPIALIWGILNSDSFIAFIGFATWFLMAFSLLPTLRLYQQPPFLGLILPLIAALYSLMTLDSALRHWFGRGGAWKGRVYRGKGTA, from the coding sequence ATGCTCATTCTCACCCTCCTCTCACTCACCATTTGGATCAGCCTCCTCGCCTTTCGCGGACAATTTTGGCGATCGCACATTCAACTGTCCCCGGTTCCCCCCAACTTCGACACCTTACCCAGCGTTTGTGCCATCATCCCGGCCCGTAACGAAGCCGATATACTGCCCAAAACCCTGCGATCGCTCCTCATGCAAGAGAACATCAGCCAATTGCGGGTGATTCTCGTCGATGATCGCAGCGAGGACGGAACCGCTGATGTGGCCCGGGCGATCGCCGCCGACATCAACGCCCTCGCAGAAGAATTAAACCTCACCCTCCCCCAACTCGAAATTATCACCGCCGATCCCCTTCCCCCCGGTTGGAGCGGTAAACTCTGGGCCATGGACCAAGGCGTGCATCATGGAGAACGCTATAGCCCAGACTATTACCTCCTCACCGATGCCGACATCCAACATCACCCACAAAACCTACAGCAACTGCTCTTCAAAGCCGAACGAGACGGCCTCGATCTCGTCTCCCTAATGGTGAAACTACGCTGTCAGAGTTTCTGGGAACGATTGCTCATTCCCCCATTTATCTATTTCTTTCAAAAACTCTACCCCTTCGACTGGGTCAACACCCCCCAAAAATCCACCGCCGCCGCTGCCGGAGGCTGTATTCTCATCCGTCGCCCGGCCCTAGAACGCATTGGAGGACTAGCTGCCATTAAACAGACTCTCATTGATGACTGCGCCCTCGCCCAAGCCGTCAAACGGGGTCAACGTCAGGAGTATCATGGCATTTGGTTAGGCCTAAGCCAACAGACCCTCAGTTTACGCCCCTATCGCTCCCTCTGGAGTATTTGGGGGATGGTAGCCCGCACCGCCTACACCCAACTCAAACACTCTCCCCTCCTACTCCTGTTTACCCTGCTCGCCATGGGAGTCACCTATCTTGTTCCCCCCATCGCCCTAATTTGGGGCATCCTCAACAGCGACTCCTTTATCGCCTTTATCGGCTTCGCCACCTGGTTCTTAATGGCCTTTTCCCTCCTCCCCACCCTACGCCTCTACCAACAACCCCCCTTCCTAGGACTCATTCTGCCCCTAATTGCCGCCCTCTATAGTCTCATGACCCTGGATTCCGCCCTACGCCATTGGTTCGGCCGGGGCGGCGCTTGGAAAGGTCGAGTTTATCGGGGCAAGGGTACAGCCTAA
- a CDS encoding pentapeptide repeat-containing protein translates to MDAAELLNRYGTGVRDFSGVDLRRISLSRADLYQICLKDAILSGASLADADLRGADLSKTDFVGARLNGASLVGATLYGADLTQVEMRSADLYRVDLRQACLKGADLYESDFREVNLEGANLCEASLRGANFRQVKLDQVKLHDADLRGADLRGASWIGVELIRAYFEEANLSYANMGGVSFDGANLQKANMSCSILSGANLTEVNLSGASLKGTKLDQANLYGANLSNADLTQADLKMADLTSADLSYANLTGADLWGAHMTAANLHGAILPDGTRQG, encoded by the coding sequence ATGGACGCGGCTGAACTATTAAATCGCTATGGCACAGGCGTTCGCGATTTTAGTGGCGTTGATTTACGACGCATTTCCCTAAGTCGAGCCGATCTGTATCAGATTTGCTTGAAAGATGCCATTCTCAGCGGCGCCTCCCTAGCCGATGCAGATTTGCGCGGCGCAGACTTGTCGAAAACAGATTTTGTCGGGGCCCGCCTCAATGGCGCATCCTTGGTGGGGGCGACTCTCTATGGTGCCGATTTGACGCAAGTGGAAATGCGATCGGCAGACTTATATCGCGTGGATTTGCGCCAAGCCTGTTTGAAAGGCGCAGACTTGTACGAATCAGACTTTCGGGAAGTGAATCTCGAAGGGGCGAACCTCTGTGAAGCCAGTTTACGAGGGGCCAACTTTCGCCAGGTGAAGCTGGATCAGGTGAAACTCCATGATGCCGATTTACGGGGTGCCGATTTACGAGGGGCCAGTTGGATCGGGGTGGAATTGATCCGCGCCTATTTTGAGGAAGCCAATCTCAGCTATGCCAACATGGGAGGAGTCTCCTTTGATGGCGCCAATCTACAAAAGGCCAATATGAGTTGTTCGATTTTAAGTGGCGCGAACCTGACGGAGGTTAATCTCTCGGGAGCGTCCTTAAAGGGAACGAAGTTAGATCAAGCCAATCTCTACGGTGCCAATCTCAGCAATGCTGATTTGACGCAAGCGGATTTGAAGATGGCCGATTTAACCAGTGCCGATTTAAGTTACGCCAACCTCACAGGGGCTGACTTATGGGGCGCTCACATGACCGCAGCCAACCTCCACGGCGCTATTCTCCCTGACGGAACTCGCCAAGGTTAG
- the pheS gene encoding phenylalanine--tRNA ligase subunit alpha — translation MTTTSLETQLTQLQTTATEEINAAASLEQLESLRVGYLGKKGQVSKILGGMGKLDPGDRPKVGKLANEVKTALETALTDKKDTLQHAAIQARLASETLDVTMPAVVVPQGRRHPLNSTIDRILDIFVGLGYTVATGPEIETDYYNFEALNTPADHPARDMQDTFYLPGDRLLRTHTSSVQIRYMEQQQPPIRVVAPGRVYRRDTVDATHSAVFHQIELLAVDEGLTFTDLKGTIREFVRQIFGDVEIRFRPSYFPFTEPSAEVDVKWKGDWLEVLGCGTVDPNVLEAVGYDSQRYTGFAAGFGVERFAMVLHQMDDIRRLYNSDLRFLRQFN, via the coding sequence ATGACCACAACATCCTTAGAAACCCAACTCACTCAACTCCAAACCACTGCTACCGAGGAGATTAACGCTGCCGCTAGTCTAGAGCAGCTTGAGTCTCTGCGGGTAGGCTATTTAGGTAAAAAGGGGCAAGTCTCGAAAATTCTGGGCGGTATGGGAAAACTGGACCCGGGCGATCGCCCCAAGGTCGGGAAACTGGCCAACGAGGTCAAAACTGCCCTGGAAACGGCTCTAACGGACAAAAAAGATACGTTACAACACGCGGCAATTCAAGCCCGTCTGGCCTCGGAAACCCTAGATGTAACGATGCCAGCCGTGGTGGTTCCCCAAGGCCGTCGCCATCCTCTCAATAGCACCATCGATCGCATCCTCGATATCTTTGTTGGACTCGGCTATACGGTAGCCACGGGCCCGGAAATTGAGACGGATTACTATAATTTCGAGGCCCTGAATACCCCGGCAGATCACCCGGCCCGGGATATGCAGGATACCTTCTATTTACCGGGCGATCGCCTGTTGCGAACCCACACGTCCTCGGTGCAAATCCGCTATATGGAACAGCAACAGCCCCCCATCCGCGTTGTGGCCCCAGGACGAGTCTATCGCCGGGATACGGTGGATGCTACTCACTCGGCGGTGTTCCATCAGATTGAACTGCTGGCGGTGGATGAAGGGTTGACGTTCACGGACTTAAAAGGCACAATCCGCGAGTTTGTTCGCCAGATTTTTGGCGATGTGGAAATTCGCTTTCGCCCCAGTTATTTCCCCTTCACTGAACCCAGTGCGGAGGTGGATGTGAAATGGAAGGGCGACTGGTTGGAAGTCCTCGGCTGCGGAACGGTCGATCCCAATGTCCTGGAAGCGGTGGGCTACGATAGTCAACGCTATACGGGCTTTGCGGCAGGGTTTGGGGTGGAACGCTTTGCGATGGTTCTCCACCAAATGGACGATATTCGCCGCCTCTATAACAGTGATTTGCGCTTCCTAAGGCAGTTCAATTAA
- a CDS encoding sulfite exporter TauE/SafE family protein, translating into MAIADVLLILLGLFTGVASGLLGIGGGALMVPGLLAWGAPIQQAVATSLVAVFINALSGSFRNWQTEDLHPRGSLGLALGGMSTAQLGAWLAGWLPSWLLAFSFAGLQLLTIYLMGVRRRLAKTNPSPEPPQSSPRGFFLIMVGIGLLAGMLSGLFGVGGGVVMVPLQMLLVGIGIKQAVRTSLGAILFIALSGLWRHTLQGNVLWMAGALLSLGGVLGAQLGSRTLPKLPEHRVNQLFRLLLLLMATYTVIRGLESL; encoded by the coding sequence ATGGCGATCGCCGACGTTTTACTGATTCTCCTCGGACTCTTCACCGGCGTCGCCTCCGGCCTACTCGGGATTGGCGGCGGGGCGCTGATGGTTCCCGGCCTACTGGCCTGGGGCGCACCGATTCAACAAGCCGTCGCCACCAGTTTAGTTGCTGTTTTCATCAACGCCCTCTCCGGCAGTTTCCGCAACTGGCAGACGGAAGACTTACATCCTCGCGGTTCCCTGGGGTTAGCCCTGGGGGGAATGAGTACCGCGCAACTGGGGGCCTGGCTAGCGGGTTGGCTACCCTCATGGCTGTTGGCCTTTAGTTTTGCCGGCCTGCAACTGTTAACCATCTATTTAATGGGGGTGCGTCGCCGTCTCGCGAAAACCAACCCCAGCCCAGAACCCCCTCAATCCTCTCCGAGAGGGTTTTTTCTCATCATGGTGGGGATTGGCCTGCTGGCGGGGATGTTATCCGGTTTATTTGGTGTAGGTGGTGGGGTGGTGATGGTTCCCCTCCAGATGCTGTTGGTGGGAATCGGCATTAAGCAAGCCGTGCGAACCAGTTTAGGGGCAATTCTGTTTATTGCCCTATCCGGCTTATGGCGGCATACCCTTCAGGGGAACGTCTTATGGATGGCCGGTGCGTTATTGTCCCTGGGGGGAGTGTTGGGGGCGCAACTGGGCAGTCGCACCCTTCCCAAGTTACCGGAACATCGGGTGAATCAACTCTTTCGTCTGTTATTGCTACTGATGGCCACCTACACCGTGATACGGGGACTAGAGAGTTTATAG
- a CDS encoding helix-turn-helix domain-containing protein, translating to MEASFGQVIRSARKELGLSQRGLAQQLELDFTYLSKLENDRADYAAKEEVIRAIAQCLNLNAEELVFLAGRTPRCYERFLKQHAQDLPPLFRRMSENPDFAAEVFRQARQPHPKA from the coding sequence GTGGAAGCAAGCTTTGGACAAGTCATTCGCAGCGCCCGCAAAGAATTAGGCTTATCCCAGCGGGGTCTGGCGCAACAACTGGAGTTAGACTTTACCTATCTCTCCAAACTGGAGAACGATCGCGCCGACTACGCCGCCAAAGAAGAGGTAATTCGCGCCATTGCCCAATGTCTCAACCTCAACGCCGAGGAATTAGTCTTTCTTGCCGGGCGCACCCCACGCTGTTATGAGCGGTTCCTGAAGCAACACGCCCAAGACTTACCGCCCTTGTTTCGGCGGATGTCCGAGAACCCCGACTTTGCCGCCGAAGTCTTCCGTCAAGCCCGACAACCGCATCCCAAAGCCTAA